CATGGAACGTATTTTAATTTGTAAGCTATCTACAGCTGTtgtgtttaaaaaataaagagaaagaGTCAGTGTAATGCTGTATCAGTAGCTGCGCTTAATTAGTAGTAAATAGTAATTGGTTTCTGTGAATAACAGAATCTACAAGAGTAAACCTATTAACGGACTAGGTTCGGATCAGAATTAAATATTCTAGACCCAAATCCATTTATTCATATTTGTTTAGAATTCGACTTGTATACTCAACGACTCTTACACTTGATCTTCCGGATCCGGATTCGAATATGAGCGGAGTATACCCATATCCAAAAATTATATATTGATAAGTATATACTCCATATTTTATAATgattaatatgtatatataaaatataatatatatatatgttaatatgtatatatatttagtaACTATTAATTCATTTAAATGAGTTCGGATAGGATACTAGTCAAAATTTAATATTTCGTACTTGACACACTTTTTTATATTAGAGTAAATAAGTTGGATTCGTTGAAGTTCCCTGGTGGGCGGTGCCAGTTTTTACCCTTCATAAAGCAAGGCCCTTTTCTGTCTTTTTGGAGTTTCGGTCATCTTCATGGCTTGATGACTTCAACAATTGCATGTTTTTGGACTTTCATAAACGCGGCCTCAactcttcttccttcttggtcCCTCCTCATTTGCTccgaaacaaacaaacaaaaatactGTACTTACAAAACAAATGAGCACTACTAGCAGGAATTGGAAGCTTCTTACCTTTATCTTATTCATGTTTATCCGCACGCATGCGGACCTCCCGGGGAGCTGGGAACTCCTCGTCCCGGACGCCGGGATAGCCTCAATGCACACCGCCGTCACCCACACCAACACCGTAATCCTCCTGGACCGAACCAACATCGGCCCGTCCCGCAAGCTCCTTCCCCCCCACCGCTGCCGCCACGACCCCAACGACCCCGTTCTCAAAGTAGACTGTTACGCTCACTCCGCCCTCCTCGACCTCACCACCAACTCCATCCGACCCCTCATGATCCTCACCGACACCTGGTGCTCCTCCGGCCAATTCCTCCCCGATGGCACCCTCCTAAGCACCGGCGGCGACCTCGACGGATTCACGAAAATCCGCAAGTTCACCCCCTGCACCGAAAGTACTCCCAACTCTGCTTCTTCACTCTGTGACTGGCAGGAACTCGAAGATATTCAACTCTCACAAGGCAGATGGTATGCCACCAATCAAATTTTGCCGGACGGCTCCATCATCATCATCGGCGGTAGAGCTTCCCCTAGCGTAGAATTTTATCCACCTAGGAAAACCGGCGCAGTGAATTTCCCCTTCCTTAACGAAGTCGAAGATAATCAAATGGACAACCTTTACCCCTACGTTCACTTACTCCCCAACGGTCATCTTTTCATTTTTGCCAACAATAAGGCCGTAATGTACGACTACAACAGCCACAGCATAGTCAAGAATTATCCGGTTTTGGAGGGGGGCCCGCGGAGCTATCCCTCAGCTGGATCATCGGCGATGCTGGCCTTAGCAGGTGATTATTCATCTGCTACGGTAGTCGTCTGCGGTGGAGCCAAATACGGGGCGTATTTACACAGGACTACAGATTCTCCTGCCAACGGGAGCTGCGGGAGGATAGAGGCGACGGGGCCCGACCCGGTTTGGGAGATGGAGGACATGCCTTTCGCGAGAATTATGGGTGACATGGTGGTCTTACCCACTGGCGATGTCGTCATCATCAATGGGGCTCAGGCAGGGACCCAGGGCTTCGAGTTGGCCTCCAATCCCTGCTTAAACCCGGTTCTTTATAGACCGGATCAACCGGTTGGGCTCCGGTTTATGACTTTGAACCCGGGTGTCGTGCCCAGGATGTACCATTCCACAGCCAACTTGTTGCCTGACGGGAGAATTTTGATCGCCGGGAGTAACCCGCATTACTTTTACAACTTTAAAAGAGCGTTTCCAACGGAGCTGAGGATTGAATCTTTCTCGCCGGAATATCTATCGGCGGATAAGGCGAATCTTCGACCGGTATTTGTGGAATTGCCGGAGAAGGTAGCTTACGGAGCAGCCTTCGACGCTGTAGTGACGGTGGAGCTGCCGGTGGTGGGAGTGGTGGAGGTGAATATGGCGAGTGCACCATTCGCGACGCACTCTTTCTCACAGGGGCAGAGGCTTGTGAAGCTGTCGGTGACCAGCGCGATACCTGAGGGACCCGGAAGATACAGGATTGGGTGTGTGGCTCCGCCTGACGGTCGGGTGGCGCCGCCTGGATATTATATGGTGTTTGCCGTTAATCAAGGGGTCCCAAGTATAGCGCAGTGGGTCCATCTAGCATCCTGAAAATTATGGGATATCTTTTTTAATGGGTTAAAATTTATCAGTTGTTTTGGTCCATTTCGTTTTATATCGAGGAGTTTTACAGGTATCGTACGTATTAATTAATTCACAGTTAAATGTATAAAACGAGATATCAATACTCAAATGGTGAATTTAAATTGTTGAGTAATGTGGCCAGAACGGATTGGATTACAATCATAGTCATAGGTACGATATTCGAAATTAAGCCACAGGTATAAATTAGTCTTATGGAGGGTTCTGAGTTGCTTCTGGAAATGAAATTGTCAATACatgacaaaatatttaaaaggcCATTTTATACTTTTCTACTAATGTACTCCTCTTTTTGCTAGATAAGGAAATAAATGGAAGATCGTTCATTCGTTATATTTTTGTCAGTTCcttctttcttgttttgcttcttttctttatttccaCTATTTCATTTCAATAGTCTTTTAATTTTCAATTCTAAGATTGCAAATAATATTGTAATAATCACAACCCTTCCTCGAAATTCACTAGTGATGGATGGTAGGCGAAAAGTTGCTACTCaagttctttctttcttttttttttttttcctgaaaaggaccaaaaagtccaggcccaacgctTGGAATCTTTTCCACGTTGGCTCTTGCACTTGCTTATTAGGATGAAGGGCACGTGTGGCGTGCATGGCTTTGCAGCTGTTGCCCTTGTCCATGGTGCCAACTATAATTGAACTTCAGTCGTCCATTCCAAGTCATTATCAGTCGAATTATGCAACTACCGTTATGCCGAGCTTGAagttttcaattactttttagTTTGAAATCACGGCATAATCAACATGCagtcatttttttataattttgatcaaatcttatttttttttagacaAAAATGATTATGAAATCGAGTCATTTATTTAACTACAAATAAgatttaacatttttgtcctGAAAAAAATTATCATATATTAGTCACATGATGAATTTAGGGTCAAAATGGTCAAAAAAATAAGTTGGAACTAAATTTTATCGACTTGATTGGTAAAGAACGTAAAGTTACTATTTTAAGAGTAAAtgccaaaaaaatttatttggcgAAATGTGAACgacattttgaacgattttactttaaaaaaaaaacaccattaTGGGAAATGGAGCAGACTTCGACAGGTATACATACACTTGAGAAATTTTAACTTGGATGTCCGGGATGATATTCTTCTCTAGCAATTCTGGGTGCTGAAGTGCGTGCAAGCTAGAATGACGGATTCGAATATATAATTGTGCTAGTTCTTTCTGTGTTGTTTAAGGGTTGGATAAAATTGACGCTAACATAATTGGCTGACTTTAATGAGCGTAGAATCGAAGTGAAAATA
The Coffea arabica cultivar ET-39 chromosome 6c, Coffea Arabica ET-39 HiFi, whole genome shotgun sequence genome window above contains:
- the LOC113693901 gene encoding aldehyde oxidase GLOX, with the protein product MSTTSRNWKLLTFILFMFIRTHADLPGSWELLVPDAGIASMHTAVTHTNTVILLDRTNIGPSRKLLPPHRCRHDPNDPVLKVDCYAHSALLDLTTNSIRPLMILTDTWCSSGQFLPDGTLLSTGGDLDGFTKIRKFTPCTESTPNSASSLCDWQELEDIQLSQGRWYATNQILPDGSIIIIGGRASPSVEFYPPRKTGAVNFPFLNEVEDNQMDNLYPYVHLLPNGHLFIFANNKAVMYDYNSHSIVKNYPVLEGGPRSYPSAGSSAMLALAGDYSSATVVVCGGAKYGAYLHRTTDSPANGSCGRIEATGPDPVWEMEDMPFARIMGDMVVLPTGDVVIINGAQAGTQGFELASNPCLNPVLYRPDQPVGLRFMTLNPGVVPRMYHSTANLLPDGRILIAGSNPHYFYNFKRAFPTELRIESFSPEYLSADKANLRPVFVELPEKVAYGAAFDAVVTVELPVVGVVEVNMASAPFATHSFSQGQRLVKLSVTSAIPEGPGRYRIGCVAPPDGRVAPPGYYMVFAVNQGVPSIAQWVHLAS